From a region of the Coprococcus comes ATCC 27758 genome:
- a CDS encoding site-2 protease family protein, whose translation MLFQNTGLTRAMYQFFQTLIYVAPATLFAVSLHEFAHGYVSYKLGDMTPKYDGRLTLNPFKHLDVWGTLCLLVFHVGWAKPVRINTRNYKNKKRDTILVAAAGVVMNFLLAFVCMILHGLLYKYGSSGLILNYLYVLTYYGAVLNIGLGVFNLIPIPPLDGSNILAEIFPRVAEFYWKIRPYSMWILLLLLGTGILDVPISLLNSAVINGMWSFVKAILRVGFVTTGGGTVI comes from the coding sequence ATGCTGTTTCAAAATACAGGACTGACCAGGGCGATGTATCAGTTTTTTCAGACACTCATTTACGTTGCCCCTGCCACACTATTTGCTGTTTCGCTGCATGAATTTGCACATGGATATGTGTCATATAAACTCGGGGATATGACACCAAAATATGACGGAAGACTGACCTTGAATCCATTTAAGCATCTGGATGTGTGGGGAACGTTATGTCTGCTTGTCTTTCATGTGGGATGGGCGAAGCCGGTAAGGATCAATACCAGGAATTATAAGAATAAAAAAAGAGATACGATCCTTGTGGCAGCAGCGGGAGTAGTCATGAATTTCCTGCTTGCGTTTGTCTGTATGATTCTACACGGGCTTTTGTATAAGTACGGATCGAGTGGGTTGATTTTGAATTATCTTTATGTGCTTACTTATTATGGAGCAGTGCTGAATATTGGACTTGGTGTGTTCAATCTGATTCCGATTCCGCCCCTTGACGGATCGAATATTCTTGCTGAGATCTTTCCGAGGGTAGCAGAGTTTTACTGGAAGATCCGACCGTATAGTATGTGGATTCTGCTTCTGTTACTTGGAACAGGAATTCTGGATGTGCCGATCAGTCTGCTGAATTCTGCAGTAATCAATGGAATGTGGAGTTTTGTGAAAGCAATTCTGAGAGTTGGATTTGTGACGACCGGTGGAGGAACGGTGATTTAA
- a CDS encoding DUF4317 domain-containing protein produces the protein MNKKEVTEIKKQFTPSNCAITRICGCYVDGEKEKKTEMKDAFLSLPEEEMFKYFDIFRKSLSGTIGKNLLNMEFPLETESEGGTQEFLLKLRNSRLTDDALLEEFYNRVIDSYDYAENYLILLVHAAYDIPGKSTDGSEMFDASDEVYDYIMCTFCPVKLSKPGLSYHAEENSFHERIRDWIVEMPDAGFLFPAFNDRSTDIHNLLYYSKNAENLGNGLTDLLLGCVPPLTAGNQKDTFRTLIEETLGDDCDYDTVKNIHENLNEMIEQNSENPEPLALDKAEVKYLLAKSGVEEEKLETFDEQYDSAAGEHSTLLASNIANLKKFEIKTPDITIQVNPECSDLVETRIIDGQKCLVIVVDDRVEINGISAKTAVSGGLPKSSTPDASDESKSDTSENEMDVPF, from the coding sequence ATGAATAAAAAAGAAGTTACTGAAATCAAAAAACAGTTCACCCCATCCAACTGTGCGATCACCCGCATCTGCGGATGCTATGTAGATGGTGAAAAAGAGAAAAAAACGGAGATGAAAGATGCTTTCCTTTCTCTTCCGGAAGAGGAAATGTTCAAGTATTTTGACATTTTCAGAAAGTCCTTGTCCGGTACGATCGGAAAAAATCTTCTGAATATGGAATTTCCTCTGGAGACCGAATCAGAAGGTGGTACACAGGAATTTCTTCTCAAATTAAGAAACAGCCGGCTTACTGACGACGCTCTTCTGGAAGAATTCTATAATCGTGTCATCGATTCCTATGATTATGCCGAGAACTATCTGATCCTGCTCGTCCATGCAGCCTACGATATTCCGGGAAAATCAACGGACGGAAGTGAAATGTTCGATGCATCCGATGAAGTCTATGATTACATCATGTGTACCTTCTGTCCGGTCAAGCTTTCCAAGCCAGGACTCAGTTATCATGCAGAAGAGAACAGCTTCCATGAGCGTATCCGTGACTGGATCGTAGAGATGCCGGATGCCGGTTTCCTCTTCCCTGCTTTTAATGACCGCAGCACCGATATTCACAATCTACTTTATTATTCAAAAAATGCAGAGAATCTCGGAAACGGTCTGACCGATCTGCTTCTTGGATGTGTTCCGCCACTCACCGCCGGAAATCAGAAGGATACTTTCCGTACACTGATCGAAGAAACGCTCGGTGATGACTGCGACTACGATACAGTCAAAAATATCCACGAAAACTTAAATGAAATGATTGAACAGAATTCTGAAAATCCGGAACCACTTGCCCTTGACAAAGCAGAAGTTAAATACCTCCTTGCCAAAAGCGGTGTCGAAGAAGAAAAGTTGGAAACATTCGATGAGCAGTACGATTCCGCTGCCGGAGAGCACAGTACACTCCTTGCCTCCAATATTGCAAACCTCAAAAAATTCGAGATCAAAACTCCGGACATCACCATTCAGGTAAACCCGGAATGCTCAGATCTTGTAGAAACACGTATTATCGATGGTCAGAAATGCCTGGTCATTGTCGTTGACGATCGCGTTGAGATCAACGGAATCAGTGCAAAGACTGCCGTATCCGGAGGACTTCCAAAGTCTTCCACCCCTGATGCGTCTGATGAATCCAAAAGCGATACATCCGAAAATGAAATGGATGTTCCATTCTAA
- a CDS encoding AbrB/MazE/SpoVT family DNA-binding domain-containing protein, giving the protein MQTQVKAWGNSQGIRLPKDILQEANVEINDMLEVKVSDGMIMLVKTFRHQKLEERAEKFGGKLNLDGEYEWDKPEGREVW; this is encoded by the coding sequence ATGCAAACACAGGTAAAAGCATGGGGAAATAGTCAGGGAATCAGACTTCCAAAAGATATTTTACAAGAGGCCAATGTAGAAATAAATGATATGCTGGAAGTAAAAGTATCGGATGGTATGATTATGCTTGTTAAGACCTTCAGGCATCAAAAATTGGAAGAAAGAGCTGAAAAGTTTGGTGGTAAGTTAAATCTTGATGGAGAATATGAATGGGATAAGCCGGAAGGAAGAGAGGTGTGGTAG
- a CDS encoding type II toxin-antitoxin system PemK/MazF family toxin: MEIQQGDVLKVEKIKDPVFVASKNFFNQSGEIIGCPILGESTESPLHIYVEMDENKGYIQCEQMKMLDLRIRGYKIIDRVKRADVINVTDAIQSIFDYI; the protein is encoded by the coding sequence ATGGAGATACAGCAGGGAGATGTTTTAAAAGTGGAAAAAATTAAGGATCCTGTATTTGTTGCAAGTAAAAATTTTTTTAATCAGTCGGGAGAAATAATTGGCTGTCCAATATTAGGAGAGAGTACAGAAAGCCCACTTCACATTTATGTTGAAATGGATGAAAATAAAGGTTATATCCAATGTGAACAAATGAAAATGTTAGACTTGAGAATCAGGGGGTATAAAATAATAGATCGTGTAAAAAGGGCAGATGTAATTAATGTAACAGACGCAATACAGAGTATATTCGACTATATATAA
- a CDS encoding GatB/YqeY domain-containing protein, translating to MSKIDEVRSAMVAAMKAKDKDTKETLSALLAALKNKAIDKRADLTEEEEVQVILKEIKQTKETLEMTPADRTDIIEECEKRIAVLEQYAPKMMDEAEIKEVIAGVLSGLGIDAPTPKDKGRIMKELMPKVKGKADGKLVNDILTGMMA from the coding sequence ATGAGTAAAATTGATGAAGTAAGAAGCGCTATGGTCGCAGCCATGAAAGCAAAGGATAAGGACACAAAAGAGACATTATCTGCTCTTCTTGCAGCCCTTAAGAACAAAGCCATCGACAAACGTGCCGATCTTACCGAAGAAGAAGAAGTTCAGGTTATCTTAAAAGAGATCAAACAGACAAAAGAAACTCTGGAGATGACTCCTGCTGATCGTACAGACATTATTGAAGAATGCGAGAAACGTATCGCTGTTCTTGAACAGTACGCTCCGAAGATGATGGACGAAGCTGAGATCAAAGAAGTAATCGCAGGTGTCCTTTCCGGTCTTGGAATTGATGCTCCGACACCAAAGGATAAAGGACGTATCATGAAAGAACTGATGCCGAAAGTAAAAGGAAAAGCTGACGGAAAGCTTGTGAATGATATTCTCACAGGAATGATGGCTTAA
- a CDS encoding radical SAM protein, producing MSGCTLCPRMCGADRENGKTGFCGETGEIRAARAALHMWEEPCISGKEGSGTVFFTGCTLRCVFCQNHEIAGSKVGKVISEERLAEIFLELQGKGANNINLVTPTHFVPQIIRALQSAKKQGMYLPVVYNTGGYERVETLKMLDGLVDIYLPDFKYLNTDHAKKYSMAEDYPEVAKAAIAEMVRQAGKPVFDERGMMKRGVIVRHLLLPGCLADGKRVVKYLHETYGNRIYMSLMSQYTPLESLDAVKYPELNRKVPEYAYEKLVDYAISLGVMQAFIQEGDTAKESFIPPFTLEGV from the coding sequence ATGAGTGGCTGTACATTATGTCCGCGGATGTGTGGGGCGGACAGGGAGAATGGGAAGACAGGTTTTTGCGGAGAGACAGGGGAGATCCGGGCGGCGAGAGCGGCGCTTCATATGTGGGAGGAGCCCTGTATTTCCGGAAAGGAAGGATCAGGGACGGTCTTTTTTACGGGATGTACTTTAAGATGTGTGTTCTGTCAGAACCATGAGATTGCGGGAAGCAAGGTTGGCAAAGTGATCTCAGAAGAGCGGCTGGCGGAGATCTTTCTGGAACTGCAGGGGAAAGGTGCGAATAATATCAATCTTGTGACGCCGACGCATTTTGTGCCGCAGATCATCCGGGCGCTTCAGAGTGCAAAGAAGCAGGGGATGTATTTGCCGGTTGTATATAATACAGGCGGTTACGAGAGAGTGGAAACCTTGAAAATGCTGGATGGTCTGGTGGATATTTACCTGCCGGATTTTAAATATTTAAATACAGATCATGCGAAAAAATATTCGATGGCGGAGGATTATCCGGAGGTTGCGAAGGCGGCTATTGCTGAGATGGTAAGACAGGCAGGGAAGCCGGTATTTGATGAGCGCGGAATGATGAAACGTGGCGTGATCGTGCGTCATCTGCTTTTGCCGGGATGTCTTGCAGATGGAAAAAGAGTGGTGAAATATTTGCATGAGACTTATGGAAACCGGATTTATATGAGCCTGATGAGCCAGTATACGCCACTTGAGAGTCTGGATGCGGTAAAATATCCGGAGCTGAACCGGAAAGTGCCGGAGTATGCGTATGAGAAACTGGTGGACTATGCGATCTCGCTTGGTGTGATGCAGGCGTTTATACAGGAAGGGGATACGGCAAAGGAAAGCTTTATCCCACCATTTACACTGGAAGGAGTATAG
- a CDS encoding YkgJ family cysteine cluster protein has product MKRQVTMEEISDGKLYTSNDLVKADCGDCEGCHACCTGMGSSIVLDPLDIVRISRGTGAAFETLLAGKIELNVVDGIILPNLKMAGAEDGCGFLTEEGRCGIHPFRPGICRLFPLGRYYEENGFRYFLQVHECQKENRAKVKVKKWLDTPDLKKYEAYIARWHGLLIQLQEYIAAHPESAKAVSMDVLQRFYLTPYRTEEFYSEFFQRMDEAKKAYC; this is encoded by the coding sequence ATGAAAAGACAGGTGACAATGGAAGAAATTTCAGATGGAAAATTATATACCAGCAATGACCTGGTAAAAGCAGACTGTGGCGATTGTGAGGGATGCCACGCCTGTTGTACGGGGATGGGAAGCTCGATTGTGCTGGATCCGCTGGATATTGTCCGGATCAGCAGGGGAACAGGAGCGGCTTTTGAAACTTTGCTTGCAGGAAAGATTGAACTGAATGTGGTAGACGGAATCATTTTGCCGAATCTGAAGATGGCAGGAGCGGAAGATGGCTGTGGTTTTCTGACAGAGGAAGGAAGATGTGGGATTCATCCATTTCGTCCGGGAATCTGCAGGCTTTTCCCGCTTGGAAGATATTATGAGGAAAATGGTTTCCGCTATTTCCTTCAGGTACATGAATGTCAGAAAGAGAACCGGGCGAAAGTAAAGGTCAAAAAATGGCTTGATACACCGGATCTGAAAAAGTATGAAGCGTATATTGCCAGATGGCATGGATTACTGATTCAGTTACAGGAATACATTGCAGCACATCCGGAGAGTGCGAAGGCGGTCAGCATGGATGTACTGCAGAGATTTTACCTTACTCCGTATCGGACGGAAGAATTTTACAGTGAATTTTTCCAGAGAATGGACGAAGCAAAAAAGGCATATTGTTAA
- a CDS encoding CdaR family transcriptional regulator, with amino-acid sequence MKLDKSLAFQVVNTIKDTCGQDINFIDKQGMIFASTNADRIGTFHAIGHKAAQTEQTIEVFSDDDFPGTQKGINMPLYYHGSFLAVIGITGEPDQVRQYVHLADRITHLLIREKELNRLSRSLEDKKHFVIDALIRNEIADPDYLDTCLSDLQVNPGTKKRLLIIQSSPDGHNNSSSLEQKIIGLFSTLGITLYTFYYPNEYLAVLENSGKAALYQILADFTADCGALLSIAVGKKCQLFQLSLSYQSALTALKYCRSSENGIAFFDDMTLEILLSSISEQEKNAYLQKTISALSDEERNLLQTYFEANMSLLGTSQKLFLHKNTVQYKLNHIYQKCGLNPRVFKDAVLLYLALQL; translated from the coding sequence ATGAAGTTAGACAAATCACTTGCCTTTCAGGTAGTAAACACGATCAAAGACACCTGCGGACAGGATATCAATTTTATCGATAAGCAGGGAATGATTTTTGCGAGTACCAACGCCGACCGGATTGGTACGTTTCATGCCATCGGTCACAAAGCCGCCCAGACAGAACAGACAATCGAAGTTTTTTCAGATGATGATTTTCCCGGAACACAAAAAGGGATCAATATGCCACTCTATTATCACGGCAGTTTTCTTGCAGTGATCGGAATTACCGGAGAACCGGACCAGGTCCGCCAGTACGTCCATCTTGCCGACCGGATTACCCATCTGCTGATCCGCGAAAAAGAGCTGAACCGACTGAGCCGCTCTCTGGAAGATAAAAAACACTTTGTTATCGATGCCCTGATTCGGAATGAGATTGCTGATCCGGATTATCTGGACACCTGCCTTTCAGATCTTCAGGTAAATCCAGGGACAAAGAAACGGCTTCTGATCATCCAGTCATCACCGGATGGACACAACAACTCTTCTTCCCTTGAACAGAAGATCATCGGACTTTTCAGCACGCTTGGTATTACTCTTTATACCTTTTATTATCCAAATGAATATCTTGCCGTGCTGGAAAACTCCGGCAAAGCCGCTCTCTATCAGATACTGGCTGATTTTACCGCAGACTGTGGAGCTTTGCTCTCCATTGCAGTCGGAAAGAAATGTCAGCTTTTCCAGCTTTCTCTTTCTTACCAGTCTGCACTCACTGCGCTGAAATACTGCCGGAGTTCGGAAAACGGGATTGCTTTTTTCGATGATATGACACTGGAAATTCTGCTCTCTTCCATCTCGGAGCAGGAAAAAAATGCTTATCTGCAAAAAACGATCTCTGCACTTTCTGATGAAGAAAGAAATCTGCTTCAGACTTACTTTGAAGCAAATATGTCTCTTCTCGGAACCAGCCAGAAGTTGTTTCTTCACAAAAACACAGTGCAGTACAAGTTGAATCATATTTACCAGAAATGCGGGCTGAATCCACGTGTTTTCAAGGATGCGGTGCTTTTATATCTTGCCTTGCAGTTGTGA
- a CDS encoding DUF5300 family protein: protein MKAGSSETVELPQSSVYSIHVSGKVANGTSFSNTFSGTIDNSSSVTISLDDSANLSVIANIAD, encoded by the coding sequence GTGAAGGCAGGTTCTTCCGAAACTGTAGAACTTCCTCAATCCAGTGTTTATTCTATCCATGTTTCCGGAAAAGTTGCAAATGGAACATCCTTTTCTAACACATTCTCCGGAACCATTGATAACAGTTCTTCTGTTACCATTTCTCTGGATGACTCCGCAAACCTCTCAGTTATCGCAAATATTGCAGATTAA